A region from the Brevibacterium paucivorans genome encodes:
- a CDS encoding DUF4244 domain-containing protein — protein MESKEIMRVDLRDETGATTAEYAITTLAACGFAALLVVLLKSEPINNILLNLMQTALGMGQ, from the coding sequence ATGGAGTCGAAAGAAATCATGCGAGTTGACCTGCGTGACGAAACCGGGGCGACCACAGCTGAATACGCGATTACGACGTTAGCTGCGTGTGGCTTCGCGGCGTTGCTGGTGGTGTTGCTGAAGAGTGAACCGATCAACAACATTCTGCTCAACCTCATGCAAACCGCATTGGGAATGGGGCAGTAA
- a CDS encoding TadE family type IV pilus minor pilin — MTAEFAVVLPALVLVLILVVGAGVIGIAQVRVYEAARAGAREAARGEPSQDIEKAAKRKAGPGSTVTVSQGGGYAKVHVKTTLPKALHPVMKEVEASAEARTEGESHGSLDGH; from the coding sequence GTGACTGCTGAGTTCGCTGTGGTGCTTCCTGCGTTGGTGTTGGTGCTGATCCTCGTGGTGGGTGCGGGCGTCATTGGGATTGCGCAGGTGCGGGTGTACGAGGCGGCTCGGGCGGGCGCCAGGGAAGCGGCCCGAGGTGAGCCCTCGCAAGACATTGAGAAGGCGGCTAAGCGTAAGGCTGGGCCGGGTTCGACAGTGACCGTGTCGCAGGGTGGAGGATACGCGAAGGTGCATGTGAAAACTACGTTACCCAAAGCGTTGCATCCGGTGATGAAGGAAGTTGAAGCGTCAGCCGAGGCCCGGACGGAAGGTGAAAGCCATGGTTCGCTCGATGGGCATTAG
- a CDS encoding Rv3654c family TadE-like protein, with the protein MRRESGLRERGRGTHERGTATVMAVALTAFALVLMGAVGFAARSALIKAHAEGTADLAALGAADAVRGKVPGEPCQVAKEMVKREDLEMVDCVARTDLGTVKVEVKAEMPKPLKAIKVTAVAGNPQGN; encoded by the coding sequence GTGAGGCGAGAGAGCGGTTTGCGTGAGCGGGGGCGTGGCACACATGAGCGGGGGACCGCGACCGTGATGGCCGTAGCGCTGACGGCGTTTGCGTTGGTGCTGATGGGCGCGGTGGGGTTCGCTGCGCGAAGTGCGTTGATCAAAGCGCATGCCGAGGGGACCGCGGACCTGGCGGCGTTGGGTGCGGCTGATGCGGTGCGCGGCAAAGTGCCCGGCGAGCCGTGCCAGGTGGCCAAGGAGATGGTGAAACGTGAAGACCTCGAGATGGTCGACTGTGTCGCGCGTACTGACCTGGGCACTGTGAAGGTGGAAGTGAAAGCTGAGATGCCCAAACCGCTCAAGGCCATCAAGGTGACCGCGGTTGCGGGAAACCCACAGGGTAACTGA